A window of Cryptomeria japonica chromosome 3, Sugi_1.0, whole genome shotgun sequence contains these coding sequences:
- the LOC131070981 gene encoding calmodulin-like protein 2 produces the protein MADLNEIRRVYQLLEQNADGAVTVHEICQFTNKLGIVMLEEDLRLVVRKKGTEDSSNSLQFEEFVDLYNFIFNREQGEEENESDDLLQAFKIFDENEDGYISCEELQRVLSRLGLIPHAQKPQECEKMICRFDSDCNGVLDFLEFKSMMSATVSA, from the coding sequence ATGGCTGATCTGAATGAAATTCGAAGAGTATATCAACTACTCGAGCAAAATGCTGATGGAGCCGTTACAGTCCATGAAATCTGTCAATTCACAAACAAGCTCGGAATAGTAATGTTAGAAGAAGATTTGAGATTAGTGGTGAGAAAGAAAGGTACAGAGGATTCTAGCAATAGTCTTCAATTCGAAGAGTTTGTTGATTTATATAACTTCATCTTCAACCGCGAACAAGGCGAAGAAGAAAATGAGTCAGACGATTTGTTGCAGGCATTTAAAATTTTTGATGAGAATGAAGATGGATATATCTCTTGTGAAGAGCTGCAACGAGTGCTCTCCAGGCTGGGATTAATTCCGCATGCACAAAAACCACAAGAGTGCGAGAAAATGATATGTAGATTTGATTCAGACTGCAATGGAGTGTTAGATTTTTTGGAATTCAAAAGTATGATGTCCGCTACAGTCTCTGCATGA